From Halichoerus grypus chromosome 6, mHalGry1.hap1.1, whole genome shotgun sequence, one genomic window encodes:
- the ZNF740 gene encoding zinc finger protein 740 isoform X4 encodes MMLSQIASKQAENGERAGSPDVLRCSSQGHRKDSDKSRSRKDDDSLAEASHSKKTVKKVVVVEQNGSFQVKIPKNFICEHCFGAFRSSYHLKRHILIHTGEKPFECDICDMRFIQKYHLERHKRVHSGEKPYQCERCHQVSSRVTRLPHTTNFSFTKNQGQPPSPSQQGATSNSWPW; translated from the exons AGGTAGCCCTGATGTGCTGAGGTGCTCAAGTCAG ggccACCGAAAAGACAGCGATAAGTCCCGGAGTCGCAAAGATGATGACAGCTTGGCTGAGGCCTCTCATTCAAAGAAGACTGTTAAAAAG GTGGTGGTAGTGGAACAAAATGGTTCTTTTCAAGTAAAGATTcccaaaaattttatttgtgaacACTGCTTTGGAGCCTTTAGGAGCAGTTACCACCTCAAGAGGCACATCCTTATTCATACTG GTGAGAAGCCATTTGAGTGTGATATATGTGATATGCGCTTCATCCAGAAGTACCACCTGGAGCGTCACAAGCGTGTGCACAGTGGCGAAAAGCCCTACCAGTGTGAACGGTGTCATCAGGTAAGCTCACGTGTCACCCGTCTACCCCACACAACAAACTTTTCCTTCACCAAGAACCAGGGCCagcccccatccccttcccaACAAGGGGCCACATCGAATTCCTGGCCATGGTAG
- the ITGB7 gene encoding integrin beta-7 isoform X1 has product MVALSMVLVFLLILSRGESELDAKISSPEKATEWRDPEPSLQGSCQPASSCRECILSHPSCAWCKQLNFTASGLAEERRCARRQELLARGCPPGELEEPRGRLEVLQDQPLGPGTRGEGATQLAPQRLRVTLRPGEPQRLRVSFLRAEGYPVDLYYLMDLSYSMKDDLERVRQLGHALLLRLQEVTHSVRIGFGSFVDKTVLPFVSTVPSKLRHPCPTRLERCQPPFSFHHVLSLTGDAEAFEREVGRQSVSGNLDSPEGGFDAILQAALCQERIGWRNVSRLLVFTSDDTFHTAGDGKLGGIFMPSDGHCHLDSNGLYSRSPEFDYPSVGQVAQALSAANIQPIFAVTSATLPVYQELSKLIPKSAVGELSEDSSNVVQLIMDAYNSLSSTVTLEHSPLPPGVHISYESQCGDPEKRESEAGDRGQCNHVRTNQTVNFLVTLQATRCFSEPHLLKLRALGFSEELTVELHTLCDCNCGDTQPQAPHCSDGQGLLQCGVCSCAPGRLGRLCECSEAELSSPDLESGCRAPNGTGPLCSGKGRCHCGRCSCSGQSSGRLCECDDASCERHEGVLCGGFGRCRCGLCHCYANHTGRACECSGDTDSCISPDGNLCSGHGRCECNRCQCSDGHIGALCEQCPGCETSCERYRDCAECGAFGTGPLALNCSRACASANVTLTFAPILDDGWCKGRTLDNQLFFFLVEEEAKDKVVLRVRPQERVDHTQAIVLGCMGGIVAVGLGIVLAYRLSVEIYDRREYRRFEKERQQLNWKQDSNPLYRSAITTTVNPHFQEAGSPLL; this is encoded by the exons CTCACACCCAAGCTGTGCATGGTGCAAGCAACTG AACTTCACCGCGTCGGGGCTGGCCGAGGAGCGGCGCTGTGCCCGGCGACAGGAGCTGCTGGCCCGCGGCTGCCCCCCAGGGGAGCTGGAGGAGCCCCGCGGCCGGCTGGAGGTGCTGCAGGACCAGCCGCTGGGCCCGGGCACCCGCGGCGAGGGGGCCACGCAGCTGGCGCCGCAGCGGCTCCGGGTCACGCTGCGGCCCG GGGAGCCGCAGCGGCTCCGCGTGAGCTTCCTGCGGGCCGAGGGGTACCCGGTCGACCTGTACTACCTCATGGACCTGAGCTACTCCATGAAGGACGACCTGGAGCGCGTGCGCCAGCTCGGGCACGCCCTGCTGCTGCGGCTGCAGGAGGTCACGCACTCGGTGCGCATCG GCTTTGGCTCCTTCGTGGACAAAACGGTGCTGCCCTTCGTGAGCACGGTGCCCTCCAAACTTcgccacccctgccccacccggCTGGAGCGCTGCCAGCCCCCCTTCAGCTTTCACCATGTGCTGTCCCTGACCGGGGATGCGGAGGCCTTCGAGCGGGAGGTGGGGCGCCAGAGCGTGTCTGGCAACCTGGACTCCCCCGAAGGTGGCTTCGATGCCATTCTGCAGGCTGCACTCTGCCAG GAGCGGATTGGCTGGAGAAATGTGTCCCGGCTGCTGGTGTTCACTTCAGATGACACATTCCACACGGCTGGGGATGGGAAGTTGGGTGGCATTTTCATGCCCAGCGACGGGCACTGCCACTTGGACAGCAATGGCCTCTATAGTCGCAGCCCAGAGTTT GACTACCCCTCTGTGGGTCAGGTAGCCCAGGCCCTGTCTGCGGCAAACATCCAGCCCATCTTTGCCGTCACCAGTGCCACGCTGCCTGTCTACCAG GAGCTGAGTAAGCTGATTCCTAAGTCTGCAGTGGGGGAGTTGAGCGAGGATTCCAGCAACGTGGTGCAGCTCATCATGGACGCTTATAAT AGCCTGTCATCCACGGTGACCCTTGAAcactctccactccctccgggggTCCACATCTCATATGAATCTCAGTGTGGGGATCCtgagaagagggagagtgaggcTGGGGACCGGGGCCAGTGCAACCACGTCCGAACCAACCAGACG GTGAATTTTTTGGTTACTCTCCAAGCTACCCGCTGCTTCTCAGAGCCCCATCTTCTGAAGCTGCGAGCCCTTGGCTTCTCAGAAGAGCTGACTGTGGAGTTGCACACGCTGTGTGATTGTAACTGCGGGGacacccagccccaggccccccacTGCAGTGACGGCCAGGGGCTCCTACAATGCGGGGTATGCAG CTGTGCCCCCGGCCGCCTGGGTCGACTCTGTGAATGCTCTGAGGCTGAGCTGTCCTCCCCGGATCTGGAATCTGGGTGCCGGGCCCCCAACGGGACGGGGCCCTTGTGCAGCGGGAAGGGACGGTGTCATTGTGGACGCTGCAGCTGCAGTGGACAGAGCTCCGGGCGTCTGTGCGAGTGTGATGACGCTAGCTGTGAGCGCCATGAGGGCGTCCTCTGTGGAG GCTTTGGCCGCTGCCGATGTGGATTGTGTCACTGTTACGCCAACCACACGGGCAGAGCGTGCGAGTGCAGTGGGGACACGGACAGCTGTATCAGTCCCGACGGCAATCTCTGCAGTGGGCACGGACGCTGCGAGTGCAACCGCTGCCAGTGCTCGGACGGCCACATCGGCGCCCTCTGTGAGCAGTGCCCAGGCTGCGAGACGTCCTGCGAGAGATACAG GGACTGTGCGGAGTGTGGGGCCTTTGGGACTGGTCCCCTGGCCCTCAACTGCAGCAGGGCTTGTGCCTCTGCCAACGTGACTCTGACTTTCGCCCCTATCCTGGATGATGGCTGGTGCAAAGGGAGGACCCTGGACAACCAGCTGTTCTTCTTCCTGGTGGAGGAGGAAGCCAAAGACAAGGTCGTGCTAAGAGTGAGACCCCAAGAGA GAGTAGATCACACCCAGGCCATTGTGCTGGGCTGCATGGGGGGCATTGTGGCAGTGGGCCTGGGGATAGTCCTGGCTTACCGGCTTTCTGTGGAAATCTACGATCGCCGAGAATACAGGCGCTTTGAGAAGGAGCGGCAGCAGCTCAACTGGAAGCAG GACAGCAATCCTCTCTACAGAAGTGCCATCACGACCACGGTCAACCCCCACTTTCAGGAGGCAGGGAGTCCCCTTCTCTGA
- the ITGB7 gene encoding integrin beta-7 isoform X3 — protein MDLSYSMKDDLERVRQLGHALLLRLQEVTHSVRIGFGSFVDKTVLPFVSTVPSKLRHPCPTRLERCQPPFSFHHVLSLTGDAEAFEREVGRQSVSGNLDSPEGGFDAILQAALCQERIGWRNVSRLLVFTSDDTFHTAGDGKLGGIFMPSDGHCHLDSNGLYSRSPEFDYPSVGQVAQALSAANIQPIFAVTSATLPVYQELSKLIPKSAVGELSEDSSNVVQLIMDAYNSLSSTVTLEHSPLPPGVHISYESQCGDPEKRESEAGDRGQCNHVRTNQTVNFLVTLQATRCFSEPHLLKLRALGFSEELTVELHTLCDCNCGDTQPQAPHCSDGQGLLQCGVCSCAPGRLGRLCECSEAELSSPDLESGCRAPNGTGPLCSGKGRCHCGRCSCSGQSSGRLCECDDASCERHEGVLCGGFGRCRCGLCHCYANHTGRACECSGDTDSCISPDGNLCSGHGRCECNRCQCSDGHIGALCEQCPGCETSCERYRDCAECGAFGTGPLALNCSRACASANVTLTFAPILDDGWCKGRTLDNQLFFFLVEEEAKDKVVLRVRPQERVDHTQAIVLGCMGGIVAVGLGIVLAYRLSVEIYDRREYRRFEKERQQLNWKQDSNPLYRSAITTTVNPHFQEAGSPLL, from the exons ATGGACCTGAGCTACTCCATGAAGGACGACCTGGAGCGCGTGCGCCAGCTCGGGCACGCCCTGCTGCTGCGGCTGCAGGAGGTCACGCACTCGGTGCGCATCG GCTTTGGCTCCTTCGTGGACAAAACGGTGCTGCCCTTCGTGAGCACGGTGCCCTCCAAACTTcgccacccctgccccacccggCTGGAGCGCTGCCAGCCCCCCTTCAGCTTTCACCATGTGCTGTCCCTGACCGGGGATGCGGAGGCCTTCGAGCGGGAGGTGGGGCGCCAGAGCGTGTCTGGCAACCTGGACTCCCCCGAAGGTGGCTTCGATGCCATTCTGCAGGCTGCACTCTGCCAG GAGCGGATTGGCTGGAGAAATGTGTCCCGGCTGCTGGTGTTCACTTCAGATGACACATTCCACACGGCTGGGGATGGGAAGTTGGGTGGCATTTTCATGCCCAGCGACGGGCACTGCCACTTGGACAGCAATGGCCTCTATAGTCGCAGCCCAGAGTTT GACTACCCCTCTGTGGGTCAGGTAGCCCAGGCCCTGTCTGCGGCAAACATCCAGCCCATCTTTGCCGTCACCAGTGCCACGCTGCCTGTCTACCAG GAGCTGAGTAAGCTGATTCCTAAGTCTGCAGTGGGGGAGTTGAGCGAGGATTCCAGCAACGTGGTGCAGCTCATCATGGACGCTTATAAT AGCCTGTCATCCACGGTGACCCTTGAAcactctccactccctccgggggTCCACATCTCATATGAATCTCAGTGTGGGGATCCtgagaagagggagagtgaggcTGGGGACCGGGGCCAGTGCAACCACGTCCGAACCAACCAGACG GTGAATTTTTTGGTTACTCTCCAAGCTACCCGCTGCTTCTCAGAGCCCCATCTTCTGAAGCTGCGAGCCCTTGGCTTCTCAGAAGAGCTGACTGTGGAGTTGCACACGCTGTGTGATTGTAACTGCGGGGacacccagccccaggccccccacTGCAGTGACGGCCAGGGGCTCCTACAATGCGGGGTATGCAG CTGTGCCCCCGGCCGCCTGGGTCGACTCTGTGAATGCTCTGAGGCTGAGCTGTCCTCCCCGGATCTGGAATCTGGGTGCCGGGCCCCCAACGGGACGGGGCCCTTGTGCAGCGGGAAGGGACGGTGTCATTGTGGACGCTGCAGCTGCAGTGGACAGAGCTCCGGGCGTCTGTGCGAGTGTGATGACGCTAGCTGTGAGCGCCATGAGGGCGTCCTCTGTGGAG GCTTTGGCCGCTGCCGATGTGGATTGTGTCACTGTTACGCCAACCACACGGGCAGAGCGTGCGAGTGCAGTGGGGACACGGACAGCTGTATCAGTCCCGACGGCAATCTCTGCAGTGGGCACGGACGCTGCGAGTGCAACCGCTGCCAGTGCTCGGACGGCCACATCGGCGCCCTCTGTGAGCAGTGCCCAGGCTGCGAGACGTCCTGCGAGAGATACAG GGACTGTGCGGAGTGTGGGGCCTTTGGGACTGGTCCCCTGGCCCTCAACTGCAGCAGGGCTTGTGCCTCTGCCAACGTGACTCTGACTTTCGCCCCTATCCTGGATGATGGCTGGTGCAAAGGGAGGACCCTGGACAACCAGCTGTTCTTCTTCCTGGTGGAGGAGGAAGCCAAAGACAAGGTCGTGCTAAGAGTGAGACCCCAAGAGA GAGTAGATCACACCCAGGCCATTGTGCTGGGCTGCATGGGGGGCATTGTGGCAGTGGGCCTGGGGATAGTCCTGGCTTACCGGCTTTCTGTGGAAATCTACGATCGCCGAGAATACAGGCGCTTTGAGAAGGAGCGGCAGCAGCTCAACTGGAAGCAG GACAGCAATCCTCTCTACAGAAGTGCCATCACGACCACGGTCAACCCCCACTTTCAGGAGGCAGGGAGTCCCCTTCTCTGA
- the ITGB7 gene encoding integrin beta-7 isoform X2 — protein sequence MVALSMVLVFLLILSRGESELDAKISSPEKATEWRDPEPSLQGSCQPASSCRECILSHPSCAWCKQLNFTASGLAEERRCARRQELLARGCPPGELEEPRGRLEVLQDQPLGPGTRGEGATQLAPQRLRVTLRPGEPQRLRVSFLRAEGYPVDLYYLMDLSYSMKDDLERVRQLGHALLLRLQEVTHSVRIGFGSFVDKTVLPFVSTVPSKLRHPCPTRLERCQPPFSFHHVLSLTGDAEAFEREVGRQSVSGNLDSPEGGFDAILQAALCQDYPSVGQVAQALSAANIQPIFAVTSATLPVYQELSKLIPKSAVGELSEDSSNVVQLIMDAYNSLSSTVTLEHSPLPPGVHISYESQCGDPEKRESEAGDRGQCNHVRTNQTVNFLVTLQATRCFSEPHLLKLRALGFSEELTVELHTLCDCNCGDTQPQAPHCSDGQGLLQCGVCSCAPGRLGRLCECSEAELSSPDLESGCRAPNGTGPLCSGKGRCHCGRCSCSGQSSGRLCECDDASCERHEGVLCGGFGRCRCGLCHCYANHTGRACECSGDTDSCISPDGNLCSGHGRCECNRCQCSDGHIGALCEQCPGCETSCERYRDCAECGAFGTGPLALNCSRACASANVTLTFAPILDDGWCKGRTLDNQLFFFLVEEEAKDKVVLRVRPQERVDHTQAIVLGCMGGIVAVGLGIVLAYRLSVEIYDRREYRRFEKERQQLNWKQDSNPLYRSAITTTVNPHFQEAGSPLL from the exons CTCACACCCAAGCTGTGCATGGTGCAAGCAACTG AACTTCACCGCGTCGGGGCTGGCCGAGGAGCGGCGCTGTGCCCGGCGACAGGAGCTGCTGGCCCGCGGCTGCCCCCCAGGGGAGCTGGAGGAGCCCCGCGGCCGGCTGGAGGTGCTGCAGGACCAGCCGCTGGGCCCGGGCACCCGCGGCGAGGGGGCCACGCAGCTGGCGCCGCAGCGGCTCCGGGTCACGCTGCGGCCCG GGGAGCCGCAGCGGCTCCGCGTGAGCTTCCTGCGGGCCGAGGGGTACCCGGTCGACCTGTACTACCTCATGGACCTGAGCTACTCCATGAAGGACGACCTGGAGCGCGTGCGCCAGCTCGGGCACGCCCTGCTGCTGCGGCTGCAGGAGGTCACGCACTCGGTGCGCATCG GCTTTGGCTCCTTCGTGGACAAAACGGTGCTGCCCTTCGTGAGCACGGTGCCCTCCAAACTTcgccacccctgccccacccggCTGGAGCGCTGCCAGCCCCCCTTCAGCTTTCACCATGTGCTGTCCCTGACCGGGGATGCGGAGGCCTTCGAGCGGGAGGTGGGGCGCCAGAGCGTGTCTGGCAACCTGGACTCCCCCGAAGGTGGCTTCGATGCCATTCTGCAGGCTGCACTCTGCCAG GACTACCCCTCTGTGGGTCAGGTAGCCCAGGCCCTGTCTGCGGCAAACATCCAGCCCATCTTTGCCGTCACCAGTGCCACGCTGCCTGTCTACCAG GAGCTGAGTAAGCTGATTCCTAAGTCTGCAGTGGGGGAGTTGAGCGAGGATTCCAGCAACGTGGTGCAGCTCATCATGGACGCTTATAAT AGCCTGTCATCCACGGTGACCCTTGAAcactctccactccctccgggggTCCACATCTCATATGAATCTCAGTGTGGGGATCCtgagaagagggagagtgaggcTGGGGACCGGGGCCAGTGCAACCACGTCCGAACCAACCAGACG GTGAATTTTTTGGTTACTCTCCAAGCTACCCGCTGCTTCTCAGAGCCCCATCTTCTGAAGCTGCGAGCCCTTGGCTTCTCAGAAGAGCTGACTGTGGAGTTGCACACGCTGTGTGATTGTAACTGCGGGGacacccagccccaggccccccacTGCAGTGACGGCCAGGGGCTCCTACAATGCGGGGTATGCAG CTGTGCCCCCGGCCGCCTGGGTCGACTCTGTGAATGCTCTGAGGCTGAGCTGTCCTCCCCGGATCTGGAATCTGGGTGCCGGGCCCCCAACGGGACGGGGCCCTTGTGCAGCGGGAAGGGACGGTGTCATTGTGGACGCTGCAGCTGCAGTGGACAGAGCTCCGGGCGTCTGTGCGAGTGTGATGACGCTAGCTGTGAGCGCCATGAGGGCGTCCTCTGTGGAG GCTTTGGCCGCTGCCGATGTGGATTGTGTCACTGTTACGCCAACCACACGGGCAGAGCGTGCGAGTGCAGTGGGGACACGGACAGCTGTATCAGTCCCGACGGCAATCTCTGCAGTGGGCACGGACGCTGCGAGTGCAACCGCTGCCAGTGCTCGGACGGCCACATCGGCGCCCTCTGTGAGCAGTGCCCAGGCTGCGAGACGTCCTGCGAGAGATACAG GGACTGTGCGGAGTGTGGGGCCTTTGGGACTGGTCCCCTGGCCCTCAACTGCAGCAGGGCTTGTGCCTCTGCCAACGTGACTCTGACTTTCGCCCCTATCCTGGATGATGGCTGGTGCAAAGGGAGGACCCTGGACAACCAGCTGTTCTTCTTCCTGGTGGAGGAGGAAGCCAAAGACAAGGTCGTGCTAAGAGTGAGACCCCAAGAGA GAGTAGATCACACCCAGGCCATTGTGCTGGGCTGCATGGGGGGCATTGTGGCAGTGGGCCTGGGGATAGTCCTGGCTTACCGGCTTTCTGTGGAAATCTACGATCGCCGAGAATACAGGCGCTTTGAGAAGGAGCGGCAGCAGCTCAACTGGAAGCAG GACAGCAATCCTCTCTACAGAAGTGCCATCACGACCACGGTCAACCCCCACTTTCAGGAGGCAGGGAGTCCCCTTCTCTGA